In Drosophila yakuba strain Tai18E2 chromosome X, Prin_Dyak_Tai18E2_2.1, whole genome shotgun sequence, a single genomic region encodes these proteins:
- the LOC6525127 gene encoding thyroid adenoma-associated protein homolog isoform X3 produces MNDLNLRVAALKLCAHPKRFAELRDALVPLPNTWITAPHDFVRQFAAAGSSAEQVQVVKDVFYEYQQQDHEKVPRFLADLLLASPLKHAVRNQLTKYDSSRTMRWPNRMRRHITGTRGSCCWRHCSSRSAKWPAVLR; encoded by the exons ATGAACGATTTGAACCTGCGCGTAGCCGCCTTGAAGTTGTGTGCTCATCCCAAGAGGTTTGCGGAGCTGCGCGACGCCCTTGTGCCATTGCCCAACACGTGGATTACCG CGCCACATGACTTTGTGCGCCAGTTCGCGGCGGCCGGGAGCAGTGCGGAGCAGGTGCAGGTGGTCAAGGATGTCTTCTACGAGTACCAGCAGCAGGATCACGAAAAGGTGCCACGCTTCCTGGCGGATCTCCTGCTGGCCAGTCCGCTAAAGCACGCCGTGCGCAACCAGCTGACCAAGTACG ACTCTTCTCGGACAATGcgctggccaaacagaatgCGACGCCACATCACAGGCACTCGAgggagctgctgctggaggcACTGCAGCAGTCGCTCGGCGAAATGGCCAGCAGTCTTGCGGTGA
- the LOC6525127 gene encoding thyroid adenoma-associated protein homolog isoform X2, translating into MASSLAVITPPVSHERTNDVFASANACLQNFPFGREALGTQVHLFAPLLTTALERYWTDICDPSLELSPTRRNELYLYVQNALRFLVSLLAEWSDQLHLTEDQRFSDTANVVAQKVARHEDTPWDVRSIAGLLIGHLARFSGTFQTYVEDCSRPQAEQDVPVQTAALLVLRPADYAKNAAQALAILKTIVAVGEQKSTVTNLLVFLSKHLFIYSKSLAEMHVHLPDDQKLVYEQILAQLQIFALQNISNDTDSVRHMSSALLHQVLQHARAAGQEELFQVVYRQFEDRATSLNASCMALEQLVAVAGVSQSIENCPSLFGVIFPRHLGCEDGVDALFKVMMVSAHKTEPFAEWQSRWFGQLLAAIHVPEKRRPVIEDLIAQAVQLEPTRLAQLLLPDDRLPLSCKLAAILGVRQLSVKRQLLLQSMKEEVERALIGLDDHTRLLALRFLVETPRPSELLNADQMSAIELYVRHNANNPSAHLRQIGYGLLQKALKRVHFGLVEYRKSRSPASQEVFQFLIRLIRILSENLFPSANYGRRWLSLRLLRDCLELTTMVGITFSELGIELPTKALMACLGDSYEHNKVLAAQLLETFQSHSLFKPNEMIQLLLSLRPSDSATGAFQLQVYCKGNIAESALPMPTHGDTNHEPLTFRALQWCLQHLREGLCLAQLDLGEAAKLNPLYGLLFASRHLLQQLKLKKLAQEPGWRQYIEELVTICLAVSSVVLPVVSSASPEGHLPETCDQETDQPLTNVLDRQMTREELQQVRTTPQMILLCAWRSSKEVCLILGELVQRAPLEEEQQRQGDFLLSCAQLEAIGEHFLQLLAETKHRGAFEQAYVGFTMLCRRFWHSESLRLNQLPGQWVNEAMAMVSGQEEWAGKGARLCATRRSAGMPFMLQALVCTELKLGTHATLYRCMHHLLEVCERRTAGAAGITARSHALNIMRALFRSSELAELVTEFMARGIQCALDGLLLAEEWAERNSATLLLAALIVRVFGVERARLETGELHVRNRMTGRIFFTRYPQLFDYFHAALQRESEQMDSGARGGENASGKRRQAVQLEAMLLMLSRLYPSSLEGAESTLNLSEFVPFLIGICHSHDLMTRELAAQVVANFVTHEQALAEIRRIVIELKALQLRLQRQDEALKLNTNLLHGQLLLLLHLHRLVRWTRPSLVRMQLHTLAALATPLLQRDACAFGALVEVMVAAMEDAVEPGLLDFQLLEQIGAVYLLDHKEVHRRCQQLGISKRFYQIFGLHLHRLRRISQGIVLHIVEDLAEPMWALDELRVELWLYILLQRSLSKQHSLVSEQDIEHFDFSRDIRRYYETLSQEQRQEIARELYESPAVRSSVLQMLKSSRISCWSLQLAGRLAALQPLLRDPELDLNQLVQRCSEEHSVHQEAGLLLGLRRLIGESKTLERKHWLPVLKYAQRLVHPGQPVYLRHQAAELCDLLARHHLRHQLGAGNSNVSIELVGRFVALVLLLLHDDAEWVRHRAVQLVCGAGLSSGAARESVHGARSPLILPSALTQDFLDTMIDELSVDDVQVVQRLVDIISEPFISAEAKELFDKQENNHYCERNHVLVGLWDAHARARRALHEVSNK; encoded by the exons ATGGCCAGCAGTCTTGCGGTGATCACTCCGCCTGTAAGCCACGAGCGCACCAACGATGTCTTTGCGTCCGCCAATGCCTGTCTGCAGAACTTCCCCTTTGGTAGGGAGGCCCTAGGCACTCAGGTGCATCTCTTCGCGCCGCTGCTAACCACCGCCCTGGAGCGCTACTGGACGGACATTTG TGACCCATCGCTGGAACTCTCGCCAACGCGCCGCAACGAGCTGTATCTGTACGTGCAAAATGCGTTGCGGTTTCTGGTTAGCCTGCTGGCCGAGTGGAGCGACCAGTTGCACCTGACCGAGGATCAGCGCTTTTCAGACACGGCAAATGTGGTGGCCCAAAAGGTGGCTCGCCACGAGGACACTCCGTGGGACGTGCGCTCCATTGCCGGTCTGCTGATCGGTCACCTGGCGCGTTTCTCTGGAACATTCCAGACGTACGTCGAGGACTGCTCGCGGCCCCAGGCTGAGCAGGATGTTCCCGTACAGACGGCCGCCCTGCTCGTCCTGCGACCCGCCGATTATGCGAAAAACGCTGCCCAGGCACTGGCCATTCTGAAGACAATCGTGGCCGTTGGCGAGCAGAAGAGCACCGTGACCAATCTGCTTGTCTTCCTTTCCAAGCACTTGTTCATTTACTCCAAATCGCTGGCCGAGATGCACGTCCATCTACCCGATGATCAAAAGTTGGTTTATGAACAGATTCTGGCGCAGCTGCAGATCTTCGCCCTGCAGAACATCTCCAACGACACGGATTCCGTGCGCCACATGAGCAGCGCCCTGCTGCACCAGGTGCTGCAGCACGCCCGGGCCGCCGGTCAGGAGGAGCTCTTCCAAGTCGTCTACCGTCAGTTCGAAGATCGCGCCACATCCCTCAATGCCAGTTGCATGGCGTTGGAGCAGCTGGTCGCGGTGGCGGGTGTCAGCCAGTCCATCGAGAACTGTCCCTCGCTGTTCGGTGTCATATTCCCGCGCCATCTGGGCTGTGAGGATGGTGTGGATGCGCTGTTCAAAG TCATGATGGTATCGGCCCACAAGACGGAGCCCTTCGCCGAGTGGCAGAGTCGGTGGTTCGGTCAGCTTCTAGCGGCGATCCACGTGCCGGAGAAGCGCCGACCGGTCATTGAAGACCTGATCGCACAGGCCGTGCAGCTGGAGCCAACGAGGCTGGCGCAACTGCTTCTGCCAGACGATCGGCTACCACTTAGCTGCAAGCTGGCGGCAATTCTGGGCGTGAGGCAACTCAGCGTCAAGCGGCAGTTACTGTTGCAAAGCATGAAAGAGGAGGTGGAACGAGCGCTCATCGGACTGGACGATCACACGCGCCTTTTAGCGCTGCGTTTCTTGGTGGAGACGCCGCGTCCCAGCGAACTCCTAAATGCCGACCAAATGAGTGCCATTGAACTGTATGTGCGGCACAACGCCAACAATCCCAGTGCCCACCTGCGGCAGATAGGCTACGGTCTGCTGCAGAAGGCCCTGAAGAGGGTACATTTCGGTCTGGTCGAGTACCGAAAGAGCCGCTCGCCGGCGTCCCAGGAGGTATTCCAGTTCCTGATACGACTCATTCGCATTCTCTCGGAGAATCTGTTTCCCTCGGCGAACTACGGACGCCGCTGGTTGTCGCTGCGCTTGCTGCGCGATTGCCTGGAGTTAACCACGATGGTGGGCATCACGTTCAGTGAGCTGGGAATAGAGCTGCCCACCAAGGCACTGATGGCATGCTTGGGCGACAGCTACGAGCACAACAAAGTGCTGGCCGCTCAGCTGCTGGAGACGTTTCAATCGCACTCCCTCTTCAAACCGAATGAGATGATCCAGCTGCTGCTCTCGCTGCGGCCATCGGACTCCGCCACCGGTGCCTTCCAGCTGCAGGTCTATTGCAAAGGCAACATTGCGGAAAGCGCGCTGCCCATGCCAACGCATGGGGATACCAACCACGAGCCGCTTACCTTCAGGGCATTGCAGTGGTGCCTGCAGCACTTGAGGGAGGGCCTGTGCCTCGCCCAGCTGGATCTTGGCGAGGCGGCCAAGCTGAATCCTTTGTACGGCCTGCTTTTTGCCAGCCGGCATCTGCTTCAGCAGCTCAAGCTGAAGAAACTGGCGCAAGAGCCTGGCTGGAGGCAGTACATAGAGGAGCTGGTGACCATCTGCTTGGCAGTCAGCAGCGTGGTACTGCCCGTGGTCAGCAGCGCCTCTCCCGAAGGCCACCTGCCCGAAACCTGCGACCAGGAGACGGATCAGCCGCTGACCAACGTGCTCGACCGCCAGATGACACGCGAGGAACTGCAGCAGGTGCGCACCACGCCCCAGATGATACTGTTGTGCGCTTGGCGCAGCAGCAAAGAGGTGTGCCTCATACTCGGCGAGCTTGTGCAGCGGGCGccgctggaggaggagcagcagcggcaggGCGACTTTCTGCTCAGCTGCGCTCAGCTGGAGGCCATCGGGGAGCACTTCCTGCAACTGCTGGCCGAGACGAAGCACCGCGGCGCCTTTGAGCAGGCCTACGTGGGATTCACGATGCTGTGCCGCCGCTTCTGGCACAGCGAATCGCTGCGTCTCAATCAGCTGCCCGGCCAGTGGGTCAACGAGGCCATGGCGATGGTCAGTGGCCAGGAGGAGTGGGCGGGCAAGGGTGCACGTCTGTGCGCCACGCGTCGCAGTGCGGGCATGCCCTTCATGCTGCAGGCGCTGGTCTGCACAGAGCTCAAACTGGGCACCCATGCCACCCTGTATCGCTGCATGCACCACCTGCTCGAGGTGTGCGAGCGCCGGACTGCTGGCGCTGCCGGCATCACCGCCCGCAGCCACGCCCTCAACATCATGCGCGCCCTCTTCCGCAGCAGCGAACTGGCCGAGCTGGTCACCGAGTTCATGGCCCGCGGCATTCAATGCGCCCTCGACGGACTGCTTCTCGCCGAGGAGTGGGCGGAGCGCAATAGCGCCACCCTGCTGCTGGCCGCCCTAATTGTTCGCGTCTTTGGCGTCGAACGCGCCCGCCTAGAGACCGGTGAGCTGCATGTGCGCAACCGGATGACGGGACGCATCTTCTTCACGCGCTATCCGCAGCTCTTTGACTATTTCCATGCCGCCCTGCAGCGCGAGTCGGAGCAGATGGACTCGGGCGCCAGAGGCGGCGAGAATGCGAGCGGTAAGCGGCGGCAGGCGGTCCAGCTGGAGGCCATGCTGCTGATGCTCAGTCGGCTGTATCCGTCGTCGCTGGAGGGCGCGGAGTCAACCCTAAAC CTAAGCGAGTTTGTGCCCTTTCTGATTGGGATCTGTCACTCGCACGATTTGATGACACGTGAACTGGCTGCCCAGGTGGTGGCCAACTTTGTTACCCACGAACAAGCGCTGGCCGAGATCAGGCGCATCGTCATTGAGCTAAAGGCACTGCAGCTACGACTACAG CGGCAAGACGAAGCGCTCAAGCTAAACACCAATCTGCTGCACGGCcagctgcttctgctgctccatTTGCACCGCTTGGTTCGCTGGACGCGACCTTCGTTGGTGAGAATGCAGCTGCACACGCTCGCCGCGCTGGCAACTCCGCTCCTCCAGCGCGATGCGTGCGCTTTTGGTGCGCTGGTGGAGGTGATGGTGGCCGCCATGGAGGATGCCGTGGAGCCCGGCTTGCTGGACTTTCAGCTTCTGGAGCAGATTGGCGCCGTTTATCTGCTGGATCACAAGGAGGTACACAGACGTTGCCAGCAGCTGGGCATCTCCAAGCGGTTCTATCAGATCTTTGGCCTCCATTTGCATCGCTTACGCCGCATCTCGCAGGGCATAGTGCTGCACATCGTCGAGGATCTGGCCGAACCCATGTGGGCTCTGGACGAGCTGAGGGTGGAGCTGTGGCTGTACATCCTTCTACAGAGATCCCTTAGCAAGCAGCATTCGCTGGTCAGCGAGCAGGACATCGAGCACTTTGACTTTTCCCGCGACATTCGTCGATATTACGAAACGCTTAGCCAGGAGCAGCGCCAGGAAATCGCCCGGGAACTGTATGAATCTCCGGCTGTGCGCTCCAGCGTCCTGCAGATGCTAAAGAGTTCGAGAATCAGCTGCTGGAGCCTTCAGCTGGCCGGCCGTCTGGCCGCCTTGCAACCGCTGCTCCGAGATCCGGAACTGGACCTAAATCAGCTGGTCCAGCGCTGCTCAGAGGAGCACTCCGTCCACCAGGAGGCGGGCTTGCTGCTCGGCCTGCGACGGCTGATCGGAGAAAGCAAAACTCTCGAGCGCAAGCACTGGCTGCCCGTGCTGAAATACGCACAGCGCCTGGTCCATCCTGGCCAACCGGTCTACCTGCGCCATCAGGCTGCCGAGCTGTGCGATTTGCTAGCTCGCCATCACCTGCGGCATCAACTGGGCGCGGGCAACTCGAACGTGAGCATTGAGCTGGTCGGACGCTTTGTAGCACTcgtgctgctcctgctgcacgACGACGCGGAGTGGGTGCGTCATCGGGCTGTCCAGCTGGTGTGCGGCGCAGGGTTGAGCAGTGGAGCTGCACGGGAGTCGGTACACGGCGCCAGGTCGCCACTCATCTTGCCCAGTGCCCTGACCCAAGACTTCTTGGACACCATGATCGACGAGCTGAGCGTCGACGATGTCCAAGTTGTGCAGCGCCTGGTAGACATCATCAGTGAGCCCTTCATCTCCGCGGAGGCGAAGGAGCTGTTCGACAAGCAGGAGAACAACCACTACTGCGAGAGGAACCACGTCTTGGTCGGGCTGTGGGACGCACATGCGCGTGCCAGACGAGCGCTGCACGAGGTATCAAATAAGTGA
- the LOC6525127 gene encoding thyroid adenoma-associated protein homolog isoform X1: MNDLNLRVAALKLCAHPKRFAELRDALVPLPNTWITAPHDFVRQFAAAGSSAEQVQVVKDVFYEYQQQDHEKVPRFLADLLLASPLKHAVRNQLTKLFSDNALAKQNATPHHRHSRELLLEALQQSLGEMASSLAVITPPVSHERTNDVFASANACLQNFPFGREALGTQVHLFAPLLTTALERYWTDICDPSLELSPTRRNELYLYVQNALRFLVSLLAEWSDQLHLTEDQRFSDTANVVAQKVARHEDTPWDVRSIAGLLIGHLARFSGTFQTYVEDCSRPQAEQDVPVQTAALLVLRPADYAKNAAQALAILKTIVAVGEQKSTVTNLLVFLSKHLFIYSKSLAEMHVHLPDDQKLVYEQILAQLQIFALQNISNDTDSVRHMSSALLHQVLQHARAAGQEELFQVVYRQFEDRATSLNASCMALEQLVAVAGVSQSIENCPSLFGVIFPRHLGCEDGVDALFKVMMVSAHKTEPFAEWQSRWFGQLLAAIHVPEKRRPVIEDLIAQAVQLEPTRLAQLLLPDDRLPLSCKLAAILGVRQLSVKRQLLLQSMKEEVERALIGLDDHTRLLALRFLVETPRPSELLNADQMSAIELYVRHNANNPSAHLRQIGYGLLQKALKRVHFGLVEYRKSRSPASQEVFQFLIRLIRILSENLFPSANYGRRWLSLRLLRDCLELTTMVGITFSELGIELPTKALMACLGDSYEHNKVLAAQLLETFQSHSLFKPNEMIQLLLSLRPSDSATGAFQLQVYCKGNIAESALPMPTHGDTNHEPLTFRALQWCLQHLREGLCLAQLDLGEAAKLNPLYGLLFASRHLLQQLKLKKLAQEPGWRQYIEELVTICLAVSSVVLPVVSSASPEGHLPETCDQETDQPLTNVLDRQMTREELQQVRTTPQMILLCAWRSSKEVCLILGELVQRAPLEEEQQRQGDFLLSCAQLEAIGEHFLQLLAETKHRGAFEQAYVGFTMLCRRFWHSESLRLNQLPGQWVNEAMAMVSGQEEWAGKGARLCATRRSAGMPFMLQALVCTELKLGTHATLYRCMHHLLEVCERRTAGAAGITARSHALNIMRALFRSSELAELVTEFMARGIQCALDGLLLAEEWAERNSATLLLAALIVRVFGVERARLETGELHVRNRMTGRIFFTRYPQLFDYFHAALQRESEQMDSGARGGENASGKRRQAVQLEAMLLMLSRLYPSSLEGAESTLNLSEFVPFLIGICHSHDLMTRELAAQVVANFVTHEQALAEIRRIVIELKALQLRLQRQDEALKLNTNLLHGQLLLLLHLHRLVRWTRPSLVRMQLHTLAALATPLLQRDACAFGALVEVMVAAMEDAVEPGLLDFQLLEQIGAVYLLDHKEVHRRCQQLGISKRFYQIFGLHLHRLRRISQGIVLHIVEDLAEPMWALDELRVELWLYILLQRSLSKQHSLVSEQDIEHFDFSRDIRRYYETLSQEQRQEIARELYESPAVRSSVLQMLKSSRISCWSLQLAGRLAALQPLLRDPELDLNQLVQRCSEEHSVHQEAGLLLGLRRLIGESKTLERKHWLPVLKYAQRLVHPGQPVYLRHQAAELCDLLARHHLRHQLGAGNSNVSIELVGRFVALVLLLLHDDAEWVRHRAVQLVCGAGLSSGAARESVHGARSPLILPSALTQDFLDTMIDELSVDDVQVVQRLVDIISEPFISAEAKELFDKQENNHYCERNHVLVGLWDAHARARRALHEVSNK, encoded by the exons ATGAACGATTTGAACCTGCGCGTAGCCGCCTTGAAGTTGTGTGCTCATCCCAAGAGGTTTGCGGAGCTGCGCGACGCCCTTGTGCCATTGCCCAACACGTGGATTACCG CGCCACATGACTTTGTGCGCCAGTTCGCGGCGGCCGGGAGCAGTGCGGAGCAGGTGCAGGTGGTCAAGGATGTCTTCTACGAGTACCAGCAGCAGGATCACGAAAAGGTGCCACGCTTCCTGGCGGATCTCCTGCTGGCCAGTCCGCTAAAGCACGCCGTGCGCAACCAGCTGACCAA ACTCTTCTCGGACAATGcgctggccaaacagaatgCGACGCCACATCACAGGCACTCGAgggagctgctgctggaggcACTGCAGCAGTCGCTCGGCGAAATGGCCAGCAGTCTTGCGGTGATCACTCCGCCTGTAAGCCACGAGCGCACCAACGATGTCTTTGCGTCCGCCAATGCCTGTCTGCAGAACTTCCCCTTTGGTAGGGAGGCCCTAGGCACTCAGGTGCATCTCTTCGCGCCGCTGCTAACCACCGCCCTGGAGCGCTACTGGACGGACATTTG TGACCCATCGCTGGAACTCTCGCCAACGCGCCGCAACGAGCTGTATCTGTACGTGCAAAATGCGTTGCGGTTTCTGGTTAGCCTGCTGGCCGAGTGGAGCGACCAGTTGCACCTGACCGAGGATCAGCGCTTTTCAGACACGGCAAATGTGGTGGCCCAAAAGGTGGCTCGCCACGAGGACACTCCGTGGGACGTGCGCTCCATTGCCGGTCTGCTGATCGGTCACCTGGCGCGTTTCTCTGGAACATTCCAGACGTACGTCGAGGACTGCTCGCGGCCCCAGGCTGAGCAGGATGTTCCCGTACAGACGGCCGCCCTGCTCGTCCTGCGACCCGCCGATTATGCGAAAAACGCTGCCCAGGCACTGGCCATTCTGAAGACAATCGTGGCCGTTGGCGAGCAGAAGAGCACCGTGACCAATCTGCTTGTCTTCCTTTCCAAGCACTTGTTCATTTACTCCAAATCGCTGGCCGAGATGCACGTCCATCTACCCGATGATCAAAAGTTGGTTTATGAACAGATTCTGGCGCAGCTGCAGATCTTCGCCCTGCAGAACATCTCCAACGACACGGATTCCGTGCGCCACATGAGCAGCGCCCTGCTGCACCAGGTGCTGCAGCACGCCCGGGCCGCCGGTCAGGAGGAGCTCTTCCAAGTCGTCTACCGTCAGTTCGAAGATCGCGCCACATCCCTCAATGCCAGTTGCATGGCGTTGGAGCAGCTGGTCGCGGTGGCGGGTGTCAGCCAGTCCATCGAGAACTGTCCCTCGCTGTTCGGTGTCATATTCCCGCGCCATCTGGGCTGTGAGGATGGTGTGGATGCGCTGTTCAAAG TCATGATGGTATCGGCCCACAAGACGGAGCCCTTCGCCGAGTGGCAGAGTCGGTGGTTCGGTCAGCTTCTAGCGGCGATCCACGTGCCGGAGAAGCGCCGACCGGTCATTGAAGACCTGATCGCACAGGCCGTGCAGCTGGAGCCAACGAGGCTGGCGCAACTGCTTCTGCCAGACGATCGGCTACCACTTAGCTGCAAGCTGGCGGCAATTCTGGGCGTGAGGCAACTCAGCGTCAAGCGGCAGTTACTGTTGCAAAGCATGAAAGAGGAGGTGGAACGAGCGCTCATCGGACTGGACGATCACACGCGCCTTTTAGCGCTGCGTTTCTTGGTGGAGACGCCGCGTCCCAGCGAACTCCTAAATGCCGACCAAATGAGTGCCATTGAACTGTATGTGCGGCACAACGCCAACAATCCCAGTGCCCACCTGCGGCAGATAGGCTACGGTCTGCTGCAGAAGGCCCTGAAGAGGGTACATTTCGGTCTGGTCGAGTACCGAAAGAGCCGCTCGCCGGCGTCCCAGGAGGTATTCCAGTTCCTGATACGACTCATTCGCATTCTCTCGGAGAATCTGTTTCCCTCGGCGAACTACGGACGCCGCTGGTTGTCGCTGCGCTTGCTGCGCGATTGCCTGGAGTTAACCACGATGGTGGGCATCACGTTCAGTGAGCTGGGAATAGAGCTGCCCACCAAGGCACTGATGGCATGCTTGGGCGACAGCTACGAGCACAACAAAGTGCTGGCCGCTCAGCTGCTGGAGACGTTTCAATCGCACTCCCTCTTCAAACCGAATGAGATGATCCAGCTGCTGCTCTCGCTGCGGCCATCGGACTCCGCCACCGGTGCCTTCCAGCTGCAGGTCTATTGCAAAGGCAACATTGCGGAAAGCGCGCTGCCCATGCCAACGCATGGGGATACCAACCACGAGCCGCTTACCTTCAGGGCATTGCAGTGGTGCCTGCAGCACTTGAGGGAGGGCCTGTGCCTCGCCCAGCTGGATCTTGGCGAGGCGGCCAAGCTGAATCCTTTGTACGGCCTGCTTTTTGCCAGCCGGCATCTGCTTCAGCAGCTCAAGCTGAAGAAACTGGCGCAAGAGCCTGGCTGGAGGCAGTACATAGAGGAGCTGGTGACCATCTGCTTGGCAGTCAGCAGCGTGGTACTGCCCGTGGTCAGCAGCGCCTCTCCCGAAGGCCACCTGCCCGAAACCTGCGACCAGGAGACGGATCAGCCGCTGACCAACGTGCTCGACCGCCAGATGACACGCGAGGAACTGCAGCAGGTGCGCACCACGCCCCAGATGATACTGTTGTGCGCTTGGCGCAGCAGCAAAGAGGTGTGCCTCATACTCGGCGAGCTTGTGCAGCGGGCGccgctggaggaggagcagcagcggcaggGCGACTTTCTGCTCAGCTGCGCTCAGCTGGAGGCCATCGGGGAGCACTTCCTGCAACTGCTGGCCGAGACGAAGCACCGCGGCGCCTTTGAGCAGGCCTACGTGGGATTCACGATGCTGTGCCGCCGCTTCTGGCACAGCGAATCGCTGCGTCTCAATCAGCTGCCCGGCCAGTGGGTCAACGAGGCCATGGCGATGGTCAGTGGCCAGGAGGAGTGGGCGGGCAAGGGTGCACGTCTGTGCGCCACGCGTCGCAGTGCGGGCATGCCCTTCATGCTGCAGGCGCTGGTCTGCACAGAGCTCAAACTGGGCACCCATGCCACCCTGTATCGCTGCATGCACCACCTGCTCGAGGTGTGCGAGCGCCGGACTGCTGGCGCTGCCGGCATCACCGCCCGCAGCCACGCCCTCAACATCATGCGCGCCCTCTTCCGCAGCAGCGAACTGGCCGAGCTGGTCACCGAGTTCATGGCCCGCGGCATTCAATGCGCCCTCGACGGACTGCTTCTCGCCGAGGAGTGGGCGGAGCGCAATAGCGCCACCCTGCTGCTGGCCGCCCTAATTGTTCGCGTCTTTGGCGTCGAACGCGCCCGCCTAGAGACCGGTGAGCTGCATGTGCGCAACCGGATGACGGGACGCATCTTCTTCACGCGCTATCCGCAGCTCTTTGACTATTTCCATGCCGCCCTGCAGCGCGAGTCGGAGCAGATGGACTCGGGCGCCAGAGGCGGCGAGAATGCGAGCGGTAAGCGGCGGCAGGCGGTCCAGCTGGAGGCCATGCTGCTGATGCTCAGTCGGCTGTATCCGTCGTCGCTGGAGGGCGCGGAGTCAACCCTAAAC CTAAGCGAGTTTGTGCCCTTTCTGATTGGGATCTGTCACTCGCACGATTTGATGACACGTGAACTGGCTGCCCAGGTGGTGGCCAACTTTGTTACCCACGAACAAGCGCTGGCCGAGATCAGGCGCATCGTCATTGAGCTAAAGGCACTGCAGCTACGACTACAG CGGCAAGACGAAGCGCTCAAGCTAAACACCAATCTGCTGCACGGCcagctgcttctgctgctccatTTGCACCGCTTGGTTCGCTGGACGCGACCTTCGTTGGTGAGAATGCAGCTGCACACGCTCGCCGCGCTGGCAACTCCGCTCCTCCAGCGCGATGCGTGCGCTTTTGGTGCGCTGGTGGAGGTGATGGTGGCCGCCATGGAGGATGCCGTGGAGCCCGGCTTGCTGGACTTTCAGCTTCTGGAGCAGATTGGCGCCGTTTATCTGCTGGATCACAAGGAGGTACACAGACGTTGCCAGCAGCTGGGCATCTCCAAGCGGTTCTATCAGATCTTTGGCCTCCATTTGCATCGCTTACGCCGCATCTCGCAGGGCATAGTGCTGCACATCGTCGAGGATCTGGCCGAACCCATGTGGGCTCTGGACGAGCTGAGGGTGGAGCTGTGGCTGTACATCCTTCTACAGAGATCCCTTAGCAAGCAGCATTCGCTGGTCAGCGAGCAGGACATCGAGCACTTTGACTTTTCCCGCGACATTCGTCGATATTACGAAACGCTTAGCCAGGAGCAGCGCCAGGAAATCGCCCGGGAACTGTATGAATCTCCGGCTGTGCGCTCCAGCGTCCTGCAGATGCTAAAGAGTTCGAGAATCAGCTGCTGGAGCCTTCAGCTGGCCGGCCGTCTGGCCGCCTTGCAACCGCTGCTCCGAGATCCGGAACTGGACCTAAATCAGCTGGTCCAGCGCTGCTCAGAGGAGCACTCCGTCCACCAGGAGGCGGGCTTGCTGCTCGGCCTGCGACGGCTGATCGGAGAAAGCAAAACTCTCGAGCGCAAGCACTGGCTGCCCGTGCTGAAATACGCACAGCGCCTGGTCCATCCTGGCCAACCGGTCTACCTGCGCCATCAGGCTGCCGAGCTGTGCGATTTGCTAGCTCGCCATCACCTGCGGCATCAACTGGGCGCGGGCAACTCGAACGTGAGCATTGAGCTGGTCGGACGCTTTGTAGCACTcgtgctgctcctgctgcacgACGACGCGGAGTGGGTGCGTCATCGGGCTGTCCAGCTGGTGTGCGGCGCAGGGTTGAGCAGTGGAGCTGCACGGGAGTCGGTACACGGCGCCAGGTCGCCACTCATCTTGCCCAGTGCCCTGACCCAAGACTTCTTGGACACCATGATCGACGAGCTGAGCGTCGACGATGTCCAAGTTGTGCAGCGCCTGGTAGACATCATCAGTGAGCCCTTCATCTCCGCGGAGGCGAAGGAGCTGTTCGACAAGCAGGAGAACAACCACTACTGCGAGAGGAACCACGTCTTGGTCGGGCTGTGGGACGCACATGCGCGTGCCAGACGAGCGCTGCACGAGGTATCAAATAAGTGA